A genomic window from bacterium includes:
- the coaE gene encoding dephospho-CoA kinase, with the protein MGQRRQLAGGALTALPGRVWVVTGPLGSGKSTVCRLFADCGATVLDADALVHRLLARHEDVHAGLRRLFGEAVFGPDGRPDRALIAARAFDDAALLAELEALLHPHVFSELGEKAVDWRQRGQGLLVMEVVLWFQLAARPFAVDGVLLTWAPPARLIERVAKRGGAGAAAAVRRLRAQGDWEQWTAQADRVLNTP; encoded by the coding sequence GTGGGGCAGCGGCGACAACTGGCTGGAGGCGCATTGACCGCACTGCCTGGACGCGTCTGGGTCGTCACCGGCCCGCTCGGGAGCGGCAAGAGCACCGTCTGCCGGCTCTTCGCCGACTGCGGCGCCACGGTGCTGGACGCCGACGCCCTCGTCCACCGCCTGCTCGCCCGGCACGAGGACGTGCACGCGGGGCTCCGCCGCCTCTTCGGCGAGGCCGTCTTCGGCCCGGACGGGCGGCCCGACCGCGCGCTGATCGCCGCCCGCGCCTTCGACGACGCGGCCCTGCTCGCCGAACTCGAGGCGCTGCTCCATCCCCACGTGTTCAGCGAGCTGGGCGAGAAGGCCGTCGACTGGCGGCAGCGCGGCCAGGGTCTGCTCGTGATGGAGGTCGTGCTCTGGTTCCAGCTCGCCGCGCGTCCCTTCGCGGTCGACGGCGTGCTCCTCACCTGGGCGCCGCCGGCGCGCCTGATCGAGCGGGTCGCCAAGCGAGGGGGCGCGGGCGCGGCGGCCGCGGTGCGCCGCCTGCGCGCACAGGGCGACTGGGAGCAGTGGACGGCCCAGGCCGATCGCGTGCTCAACACCCC